One genomic region from Yamadazyma tenuis chromosome 4, complete sequence encodes:
- a CDS encoding uncharacterized protein (COG:G; CAZy:GH130; EggNog:ENOG503P1MM): MVPHIDKNSKDGDINYRSPSSFPIGPNFTRYEHNPILKPDPANDFESAYLYNASAIVVDDKVFLLYRAQNAAKVSTVGLAWSTDGYSFTRHHQPVLYPTEPWETGGGCEDPRITRDPISKLFILTYTAYDTKTARLCVASSEDLLTWQKYPPVVQPDSSWNDIEIDSDGNQLIRQAWSKSGAIFTERHRDGKYYMIWGDSAFHLAVSDDLKIWKPTSNNLAANRFAQGVFAWENRLIEPGPAPIKIDYRDSHSTKNHYVLFYNAATTGGGSFAKNTYSISQMLVDYDDIAKGPVARLEKPFLVPNAANEIEGQVNRVVFTEGLVQFHGKWFLYFGQGDSELGVATCDV, encoded by the coding sequence ATGGTCCCCCATATTGACAAAAACAGCAAAGACGGCGACATCAACTACAGGCTGCCATCGTCGTTCCCAATTGGCCCAAACTTCACTCGCTACGAGCATAACCCAATTCTTAAGCCTGACCCTGCCAATGACTTTGAGAGTGCCTATTTGTATAACGCCAGTGCCATTGTTGTGGACGACAAGGTGTTTTTGCTCTACCGCGCCCAGAACGCCGCCAAAGTATCCACAGTGGGATTGGCGTGGCTGACCGACGGGTACAGCTTCACCCGACACCACCAGCCGGTTCTCTACCCGACCGAGCCATGGGAGACAGGTGGTGGGTGCGAGGACCCCCGGATTACAAGAGATCCTatctccaagttgttcatCCTCACATACACCGCGTACGACACCAAGACAGCCCGCTTGTGCGTTGCGCTGTCCGAAGACTTGCTCACTTGGCAAAAGTACCCTCCTGTCGTGCAACCTGACTCCAGCTGGAACGACATTGAAATCGACTCCGATGGTAACCAGTTAATTAGACAAGCTTGGCTGAAGTCAGGTGCCATATTCACCGAGCGCCACCGTGATGGTAAGTACTACATGATATGGGGGGATAGTGCGTTCCATTTGGCCGTCAGTGACGACTTGAAAATATGGAAACCCacttccaacaatttggcTGCCAACCGGTTTGCGCAGGGGGTCTTCGCCTGGGAAAACCGATTGATCGAACCGGGTCCCGCTCCCATAAAAATCGACTACAGAGACAGCCACAGCACCAAGAACCACTACGTGTTGTTCTACAATGCCGCCACCACCGGCGGCGGCCTGTTTGCCAAAAACACATATAGTATTTCGCAAATGTTGGTCGACTATGATGACATTGCCAAAGGACCAGTGGCTCGGTTGGAGAAGCCATTCTTGGTACCCAACGCCGCCAATGAGATCGAGGGACAGGTCAACCGCGTGGTGTTCACCGAAGGGTTGGTGCAATTCCACGGAAAATGGTTTCTCTATTTCGGCCAGGGCGACTCCGAGTTGGGCGTGGCCACCTGCGATGTATAG
- a CDS encoding uncharacterized protein (COG:S; EggNog:ENOG503NUTQ): MEPFRADVPVNLSSPVRIALLGGAKTGKTSILSKLIHNIYTDTYYPTVQTNSMLFTYTPESDTSRVVLGAAGEIPSQVAANVELSPVLKKLRKPPLSLKKSRTVSDSAGADIVILNDSQYYRSFNYKADKRPKHPTVTPILVEAIDTPAYKSDFIPFLESSLYTNLDKDVLKNLANEPRRHVSTLPLLVASGAGELNGSVDGYFYVYSAIPSYSPPSYDDYSKPDSTPGDDSLTVLHKIKTSIDEAWKEYYTYKSKWEEGKEADIYSVKTAIKNFLSSKNFQEEESKKFKKRGYHTNLLPIPTDPADSDCPPPIWIICTHGSSPLASPKSIENGRKTAAEWGCGFICLDIKDASIDYVVALMIREIVERKRLQQLREQTSKN; this comes from the coding sequence atGGAACCTTTTCGAGCGGACGTCCCGGTAAACTTGAGTTCGCCAGTACGTATAGCCTTATTAGGTGGTGCTAAGACCGGCAAAACCTCGATTCTCTCCAAACTTATCCACAATATCTACACAGATACATACTATCCCACCGTACAAACAAACTCCATGCTCTTCACTTACACACCCGAATCCGATACCAGCCGTGTGGTGCTTGGAGCTGCCGGTGAGATTCCCCTGCAGGTAGCCGCCAACGTTGAATTGAGTCCGGTCTTGAAAAAACTCCGCAAACCACCTTTATCGCTCAAGAAAAGTCGAACGGTGAGCGACTCGGCAGGTGCCGATATTGTGATTTTGAACGATTCCCAATACTACCGCAGCTTCAACTACAAGGCAGACAAACGCCCGAAGCACCCCACCGTGACTCCCATCCTCGTAGAGGCGATCGACACCCCAGCGTATAAGTCAGACTTCATTCCGTTCCTTGAGTCTTCGCTTTACACCAATCTTGATAAAGACGTGCTAAAGAACCTTGCTAACGAGCCGCGGCGGCACGTGCTGACGTTGCCGCTACTTGTGGCAAGTGGTGCCGGCGAGTTGAACGGCTCGGTCGATGGCTACTTTTATGTGTACAGTGCTATACCCTCATACAGCCCCCCGCTGTATGATGACTATAGCAAACCCGATTCCACTCCTGGCGACGACAGCTTGACGGTGCTCCACAAAATTAAAACGTCCATCGACGAGGCCTGGAAAGAATACTACACCTATAAGCTGAAATGGGAGGAAGGGAAGGAAGCAGACATTTATTCGGTTAAAACCGCCATTAAGAACTTCCTTTCGAGCAAGAACTTCCAAGAAGAGGAGTCcaaaaaattcaaaaagaGGGGCTACCATACCAACTTGCTTCCGATTCCCACAGACCCTGCCGACCTGGACTGTCCGCCACCCATCTGGATTATCTGCACCCATGGTAGTAGTCCCTTGGCATCACCTAAGCTGATTGAGAATGGCCGCAAAACTGCTGCCGAATGGGGATGCGGATTTATTTGCTTAGACATCAAAGACGCTTCCATCGACTACGTAGTTGCCCTTATGATTCGGGAGATAGTTGAGCGCAAGCGACTCCAGCAACTTCGTGAACAAACCTCTAAGAACTGA
- the ACO2 gene encoding aconitate hydratase (EggNog:ENOG503NV5K; COG:C,E): protein MLRARTSLRSLRHLEYARTLATSASVTGAFVVPEEYKSRAPPYEKLIHNLNKVSQIVGNKPLTLAEKILYSHLCDPEESLGSTGGDLANIRGQIYLKLNPDRVAMQDASAQTALLQFMTCGMPNTAVPASIHCDHLIVGKEGADDDLIASIATNKEVFDFLQSCGEKYGIQFWGPGSGIIHQIVLENFSVPGLMMLGTDSHTPNAGGLGAIAIGVGGADAVDALTGTPWELKAPRVLGVKLTGQLSGWSSPKDVITKLAGVLTVRGGTGFIVEYFGEGVQTLSCTGMATICNMGAEIGATTSTFPYQDAHRRYLHQTNRGPIADLADIANSKFNFLTADAGAEYDKVIEINLSELEPHVNGPFTPDLSTPISQFGETARKESWPGKVSAGLIGSCTNSSYQDMSRAASLMRQAEAVGLRPKIPFFVTPGSEQIRATIERDGLIETFEKNGAIVLANACGPCIGQWDRGDISKTSNESNAIFTSFNRNFRARNDGNRNTMNFLTSPDMVTAMIYSGDMDFNPVTDSIKMDNGKEFKFEPPVGEELPYQGFIPGRKEFYPDPNPQPQPDVSVSVSPTSDRLQILEPFKAWSGEELSTNVLVKVEGKCTTDHISAAGAWLKYKGHLENISYNTLIGAVNKETGEVNTAYDLNGDKYGIPELMMKWKEDGRPWIVVAEHNYGEGSAREHAALSPRFLGGSIILVKSFARIHETNLKKQGMLPLTFADEADYDKIVAGDLLTTIDLVDMMAKDGNNGGTLRMKVTKKDGSGEFEILCKHTMSKDQVDFFKAGSAINFIGNTKREQAAANAQSKL, encoded by the coding sequence ATGTTGAGAGCTAGAACTTCGCTAAGAAGCCTCAGACATCTTGAATATGCAAGAACCTTGGCAACCCTGGCATCAGTTACCGGGGCATTTGTGGTTCCTGAAGAATACAAATCCAGAGCTCCACCTTATGAAAAGTTAATCCataacttgaacaaagtcTCACAGATCGTTGGCAACAAGCCTTTAACGTTGGCCGAAAAAATCTTATATTCGCATCTTTGTGACCCCGAAGAAAGCTTGGGTTCCACTGGTGGTGACTTGGCTAACATCAGAGGTCAGATCTACCTTAAGTTAAATCCTGACAGAGTCGCTATGCAAGATGCATCAGCCCAAACCGCTTTATTGCAGTTTATGACATGTGGCATGCCAAACACAGCGGTGCCGGCATCTATTCACTGTGACCATTTGATCGTCGGGAAAGAAGGAGCTGATGACGATTTAATCGCTTCTATAGCCACCAATAAGGAAGTAtttgatttccttcaaaGTTGTGGAGAAAAGTATGGTATCCAGTTTTGGGGTCCTGGTTCGGGTATCATCCACCAGATTGTATTAGAGAACTTCTCTGTTCCTGGTTTAATGATGCTTGGTACCGACTCTCATACTCCTAATGCTGGTGGTCTTGGTGCCATTGCCATCGGAGTGGGTGGTGCCGATGCGGTCGATGCGTTAACGGGAACTCCTTGGGAGTTGAAAGCTCCTCGTGTATTGGGAGTCAAGTTGACGGGTCAATTGTCTGGCTGGTCATCTCCTAAAGATgttatcaccaagttggctGGAGTTTTAACGGTCAGAGGTGGAACTGGGttcattgttgaatacTTTGGTGAGGGTGTCCAAACCTTGTCTTGCACCGGTATGGCCACCATCTGTAACATGGGAGCTGAAATCGGAgccaccacctccactTTCCCATACCAAGATGCTCATCGTCGTTACTTGCACCAAACGAACAGAGGCCCAATTGCAGATTTGGCAGACATTGCCAACAGcaaattcaacttcttgaccGCCGATGCCGGTGCCGAATACGACAAGgtgattgaaatcaacttgtcggAATTGGAACCTCATGTCAACGGTCCTTTCACTCCCGATTTGTCTACTCCCATTTCACAATTTGGCGAAACCGCAAGGAAAGAAAGTTGGCCTGGAAAAGTGTCTGCTGGTTTGATTGGTTCTTGTACCAACTCTTCGTACCAAGATATGAGTAGAGCTGCCTCCCTCATGAGACAGGCCGAAGCTGTGGGTTTAAGACCAAAGATTCCATTTTTTGTGACTCCTGGTTCAGAGCAAATCAGAGCTACTATCGAAAGAGATGGTTTAATCGAGACGTTTGAAAAGAATGGAGCAATTGTGTTGGCTAATGCTTGCGGTCCTTGTATCGGTCAATGGGACAGAGGTGATATTTCCAAAACTTCCAACGAAAGTAATGCTATCTTCACCTCTTTCAACAGAAACTTCAGAGCCAGAAACGATGGTAACAGAAACACTATGAACTTTTTGACCTCGCCAGACATGGTCACAGCCATGATCTACTCGGGAGACATGGACTTCAATCCTGTCACTGACTCGATCAAAATGGACAACGGCAAGGAGTTCAAATTCGAGCCTCCTGTAGGCGAAGAATTACCATACCAAGGGTTTATCCCAGGAAGAAAAGAGTTCTACCCTGATCCAAATCCTCAACCACAGCCAGATGTTTCTGTCAGTGTCTCGCCAACTTCTGATAGATTACAAATCTTGGAACCTTTCAAAGCATGGTCTGGTGAAGAATTAAGTACCAATGTATTGGTTAAGGTGGAAGGTAAATGTACCACTGATCACATTTCTGCTGCAGGGGCATGGTTGAAATACAAGGGTCACTTGGAAAATATTTCCTACAATACCTTGATTGGAGCCGTCAATAAGGAAACTGGTGAGGTGAATACTGCTTATGATTTAAACGGTGACAAATATGGAATTCCTGAATTAATGATGAAATGGAAAGAAGATGGAAGACCTTGGATAGTTGTTGCTGAACACAACTATGGTGAAGGTTCTGCCAGAGAACATGCAGCATTATCTCCAAGATTCTTGGGTGGTTCAATCattttggtcaaatcaTTTGCTAGAATTCACGAAActaacttgaagaaacaagGTATGTTACCATTGACATTTGCCGATGAAGCTGACTACGATAAAATCGTCGCTGGTGACTTGTTAACTACTATTGACTTAGTAGACATGATGGCCAAAGACGGTAACAACGGTGGTACTTTAAGAATGAAGGTCACTAAGAAAGATGGCTCTGGtgagtttgaaatcttGTGCAAGCACACGATGTCCAAGGATCAAgttgacttcttcaaagcaGGTTCTGCCATTAACTTTATTGGTAACACCAAGAGAGAACAAGCTGCTGCCAATGCTCAATCTAAATTGTAA
- a CDS encoding uncharacterized protein (BUSCO:EOG09261KHB; EggNog:ENOG503PWWK), with translation MDEGPKGLGKKPPARCPMCLRPEYHTNHDLICENCHHDKLEALRNSCVETETANKDYRDDINRVFDISQSIRTATPPQSGLYSKQSMSSIKVISLQLLKRDLINKSIKINNINKSTSSVQQKVIHLNEQIVDKEQETKLQLSSFVAANDKMVQSYQNQISKVNLMIMEIQREKIVQIEKQAIQIEYNHFNVLKEIAFGSKPSTTYISKLKSSSGVLLFNQPVININDFFQLHNKLFQLNGFFENLIRLQVHLVEIFDGEVLKLPYIQELKCYLPDTDFYDLVQQKENFMINGGEPDSEPDGKDAVQTIDINDLSPAESEKIVKLGNTIKLPLSSKTINNQLRRASMARAQSLSVSPEAPAPEKVDFQSPPLSEKAKDRRPSLKAHLSGKKVVIVPYKILTKPLTKLTSKEYLKFLSIIVKILVNFKVVFAFTIDMIPKNQGISHTLASTINQIRNGISTDDKDLSSYNFDKIIQKVISLNEYFEYKLASLQHRQTTSPSHLESFTTHSTSNSILQTNGLGNSVDNNSSGSSSIAHSSVASFVQNSEELREIKQLANTGFKNNQLGFRTMYKNLFKESRGHTSVHKDGKEIYGTFSESNTLSSEAAPEMPHVTQRDLDSEAGLKEIMQDVHQLMVSGSSRNPNRSSPRDQTSPLGAQTLNMMAQSKVKLDDWDVLFNTPIAMLSNKELFELNKKAVTEGFNIKPRVNYNTVGGVNGPLVILDDVKFPRYNEIVNLTLPDGTVRAGQVLEVRGSKAIVQVFEGTSGIDVKKTRVEFTGKSMRIPVSEDMLGRIFDGSGRPIDKGPKIFAEDYLDINGSPINPYARIYPEEMISTGISAIDTMNSIARGQKIPIFSASGLPHNEIAAQICRQAGLVRPTKDVHDGHEDNFSIVFAAMGANLETSRFFKQDFEENGSLERTTLFLNLANDPTIERIITPRLALTTAEYLAYQTERHVLTILTDMSSYADALREVSAAREEVPGRRGYPGYMYTDLSTIYERAGRVDGRNGSITQIPILSMPNDDITHPIPDLTGYITEGQIFVDRQLSNKGIYPPINVLPSLSRLMKSAIGEGMTRKDHGDVSNQLYAKYAIGRDAASMKAVVGEDALSTEDKLSLEFLEKFEKNFIAQGAYENRTVFESLDLAWSLLRIYPKEMLNRISPKILAEFYEREREQEDEDDEDEEAKTADKSHDLIDA, from the exons ATGGATGAGGGACCAAAAGGCCTCGGCAAGAAACCCCCGGCCCGATGTCCCATGTGTCTACGACCTGAGTATCACACAAATCACGACCTCATCTGTGAGAACTGCCATCATGATAAACTAGAAGCCCTAAGAAACTCGTGTGTGGAGACCGAGACTGCAAACAAGGATTACCGAGACGACATAAACCGGGTATTTGACATCAGTCAAAGCATCAGAACCGCCACACCACCACAACTGGGCCTTTACTCCAAACAGTCGATGTCATCTATCAAAGTGATTTCATTGCAATTGCTCAAAAGAGACTTAATTAACAAGTCAATCAAGATTAATAACATTAATAAGTCCACCCTGTCTGTGCAACAAAAGGTCATACATCTCAACGAGCAAATTGTCGATAAAGAGCAAGAAACGAAGTTGCAATTGCTGAGTTTCGTGGCTGCAAATGACAAAATGGTGCAAAGCTACCAGAACCAAATCAGCAAGGTAAACCTAATGATCATGGAGATTCAAAGGGAAAAGATTGTTCAGATTGAAAAGCAGGCCATACAAATTGAATACAATCATTTCAATGTCTTGAAGGAGATTGCATTTGGATCTAAACCATCCACCACCTACATctccaaattgaagagcCTGTCGGGTGTTCTACTATTCAACCAGCCGGTCATAAATATAAATGattttttccaacttcacaACAAGCTCTTCCAGTTGAACGGCTTCTTTGAAAACCTAATCCGACTACAGGTCCATTTAGTGGAGATATTTGATGGTGAGGTCTTGAAGTTGCCATACATTCAGGAACTCAAGTGCTATTTACCAGATACTGACTTCTATGATTTGGTGCAACAGAAGGAGAATTTTATGATTAATGGGGGTGAGCCAGATCTGGAACCCGATGGTAAGGATGCGGTCCAGACtattgatatcaatgaCCTTCTGCCGGCAGAATCTGAGAAGATAGTCAAGTTGGGAAATACCATAAAACTCCCGCTTTCATCgaaaaccatcaacaaccagtTACGAAGAGCTAGTATGGCCAGAGCCCAATCTCTCCTGGTACTGCCAGAAGCCCCTGCACCAGAGAAGGTAGATTTCCAATCCCCACCACTTTCCGAGAAAGCCAAGGATAGAAGACCTCTGCTCAAAGCTCATTTATCTGGGAAAAAAGTAGTGATTGTGCCCTACAAGATACTCACCAAGCCTCTCACCAAGCTCACGTCCAAagaatacttgaagttcttgcTGATTATAGTAAAAATCTTAGTGAACTTTAAAGTTGTTTTTGCATTTACAATTGACATGATTCCCAAGAACCAGGGAATTTCACATACACTTGCAAGTACCATAAATCAAATTCGGAACGGCATATCTACAGACGATAAAGATCTATCCTCTTATAACTTTGATAAGATCATTCAAAAGGTCATCCTGCTAAACGAATATTTCGAGTACAAGTTGGCACTGCTACAACATCGACAGACAACGCTGCCTAGTCATCTAGAATCATTCACCACCCATAGTACCAGCAACAGCATCTTGCAAACCAATGGACTTGGAAACAGCGTAGACAATAATTCCTctggttcaagttcaattgcACATTCTTCGGTAGCGTCATTTGTGCAAAATTCAGAAGAATTGAGAGAAATAAAGCAATTGGCCAATACCGGCTTCAAGAATAACCAACTTGGGTTTAGGACCATGTACAAAAATCTATTTAAGGAGTCTCGTGGCCATACTTCTGTTCACAAGGATGGAAAAGAGATTTATGGGACTTTCAGCGAAAGCAACACGTTATCATCCGAGGCAGCACCGGAGATGCCTCACGTGACACAACGGGACCTTGACTCCGAGGCTGGCTTGAAGGAAATAATGCAAGATGTGCACCAATTGATGGTGAGCGGGCTGAGCCGAAACCCTAATCGGAGCAGTCCGAGGGACCAAACGCTGCCATTGGGAGCTCAAACTCTCAATATGATGGCCCAGTCCAAAGTAAAACTCGATGATTGGGACGTG ttgttcaacacccCAATTGCAATGTTATCCAACAAAGAATTATTCGAGTTAAACAAGAAGGCCGTCACCGAAGGCTTTAACATTAAACCAAGAGTAAACTACAATACTGTTGGGGGTGTTAATGGTccattggtgattttggacGATGTCAAGTTTCCTCGTTATAATGAAATTGTTAATTTAACTTTACCTGATGGTACCGTGAGAGCTGGTCAAGTCTTGGAAGTCAGGGGTAGCAAGGCCATTGTGCAAGTGTTTGAAGGTACTTCAGGTATTGATGTTAAGAAGACCAGGGTGGAATTTACTGGTAAAAGTATGAGAATCCCTGTGTCGGAGGATATGTTGGGAAGAATCTTTGATGGTTCTGGTAGACCAATCGACAAAGGTCCAAAGATCTTTGCCGAAGATTACTTGGACATCAATGGATCTCCAATCAATCCATATGCTCGTATTTACCCAGAAGAAATGATTTCCACCGGTATTTCTGCTATCGACACCATGAATTCTATTGCTAGAGGtcaaaagattccaattttTTCTGCTTCGGGTTTACCTCATAATGAAATTGCTGCTCAGATTTGTAGACAAGCTGGTTTGGTTAGACCTACCAAGGATGTTCATGATGGACATGAAGACAATTTCTCGATTGTTTTTGCTGCCATGGGGGCCAATTTGGAAACCTCaagatttttcaaacaagatTTCGAAGAAAATGGATCTTTGGAAAGAACCACTTTGTTCTTAAACTTGGCTAATGATCCAACCATTGAAAGAATCATTACCCCTCGTTTGGCCTTGACCACTGCTGAATATTTGGCTTATCAAACCGAGAGACATGTTTTGACAATCTTGACCGATATGTCTTCTTATGCTGATGCTTTGAGAGAAGTTTCTGCTGCTAGAGAAGAAGTTCCTGGTAGAAGAGGTTACCCAGGGTATATGTATACCGATTTGTCTACCATCTACGAAAGAGCTGGTAGAGTTGATGGTAGAAACGGTTCCATTACTCAAATTCCTATTTTGTCCATGCCTAACGATGATATTACTCACCCTATTCCTGATTTAACTGGTTATATTACTGAAGGGCAAATCTTCGTTGATCGTCAATTGAGTAACAAGGGTATTTACCCCCCAATTAATGTGTTGCCTTCGTTGTCTCGTTTGATGAAGTCAGCTATTGGTGAAGGTATGACTAGAAAGGATCATGGTGATGTTTCTAATCAATTGTATGCCAAATATGCCATTGGTAGAGATGCTGCATCCATGAAGGCCGTTGTGGGTGAAGATGCTTTGTCTACTGAAGATAAATTGTCgttggagttcttggagaagtttgagAAGAATTTTATTGCCCAAGGTGCTTATGAAAACAGAACTGTTTTTGAATCGTTAGACTTGGCTTGGTCTTTATTGAGAATCTACCCCAAGGAAATGTTGAACAGAATTAGTCCAAAGATTTTGGCTGAGTTCTATGAAAGGGAAAGAGAACAAgaggatgaggatgatgaagatgaagaagcgAAAACCGCTGATAAATCCCACGACTTGATTGACGCTTGA